From Novipirellula artificiosorum, the proteins below share one genomic window:
- a CDS encoding SCO family protein, producing MRTTINIVLILLAAVMVGLGIRTMKSAADHGESSEPIEVFSNSVSPTDFVEDDSDSVNAIPSHPPEDEAWLSRFELIERSGEKVSSEELLGQPYVVSFFYSTCPSICIRQNQKLKELQDEFEGQGVRFVAISVDPETDTPEQLREYAARFGADEKQWLFMTGDLTYIRRIGAEIYRLPVDKQFHSERFVLVDSKGEIEGFYSWPEKPQFEKLKQTIREMIEFSSQEDS from the coding sequence ATGCGAACCACCATCAACATCGTCTTGATCCTTCTGGCTGCGGTCATGGTCGGCCTTGGGATTCGAACCATGAAGAGCGCTGCGGATCATGGTGAGTCTTCGGAGCCGATTGAGGTTTTTAGCAATAGCGTTTCGCCGACCGACTTTGTCGAGGACGACTCGGACAGCGTCAATGCGATTCCGAGTCACCCACCGGAAGATGAGGCATGGTTGAGCCGGTTCGAATTGATCGAGCGCAGTGGCGAGAAGGTGAGCAGTGAAGAACTCCTCGGTCAGCCCTACGTCGTCAGCTTCTTCTACAGCACCTGTCCAAGCATTTGCATTCGGCAAAACCAGAAGTTGAAGGAGTTGCAGGACGAGTTTGAAGGGCAGGGCGTTCGCTTTGTCGCGATTTCGGTGGATCCGGAAACGGACACGCCGGAACAGCTTCGTGAGTATGCGGCAAGGTTTGGGGCCGACGAGAAGCAATGGCTGTTCATGACCGGTGATTTGACTTACATCCGCCGCATCGGTGCGGAAATCTATCGCTTACCTGTTGATAAGCAGTTTCATTCGGAACGATTCGTGTTGGTGGATTCGAAGGGCGAAATTGAGGGCTTTTACAGCTGGCCTGAGAAACCGCAATTCGAAAAGCTGAAACAGACCATTCGCGAAATGATTGAGTTTAGCTCGCAGGAGGATTCCTAG
- a CDS encoding DUF420 domain-containing protein, with protein MSWQFLADNLPHATASLNAIAIVLLAMGLVKIRQGRARVHKKLMLSALMVSALFLALYLLHKVALYETTGEPNKRFPTDPAVATDAARYTYFAILGTHLILAMAVPFLALRAVYLAMKGRIVAHKRLVKYAYPVWMYVSVTGVLVYLMLYQIYAV; from the coding sequence GTGTCTTGGCAGTTCCTAGCCGATAACCTCCCTCACGCGACCGCGTCGCTCAATGCGATCGCAATCGTGTTGCTGGCGATGGGACTGGTGAAAATACGCCAGGGCAGGGCACGTGTTCATAAGAAACTGATGCTCTCGGCACTGATGGTCAGTGCATTATTCTTGGCGTTGTACTTGCTGCATAAAGTTGCTCTGTATGAAACCACCGGTGAACCGAACAAGCGGTTTCCGACGGACCCTGCGGTGGCGACCGATGCCGCCCGCTATACCTACTTTGCCATTCTCGGTACGCATCTGATCCTCGCGATGGCGGTCCCCTTCTTGGCGTTGCGTGCCGTCTATCTGGCGATGAAAGGACGGATCGTCGCTCACAAACGACTGGTGAAGTACGCCTATCCTGTCTGGATGTACGTCTCGGTGACCGGTGTGTTGGTTTATCTGATGCTGTATCAGATCTACGCCGTCTGA
- a CDS encoding BamA/TamA family outer membrane protein — protein MCALNRWIVVTTLVLVRSAVGLPDDLPTRQPESKSPASVVSFDGNRSFSASELRDSLNRDSSFLLACHPLGDPDALASVIEQRLTAGYRTSGFAEVAIRCQRDVSGETWNVAIDEGKQYRCGRVLIRGAQQMDVSKLRQRLTEPYPNEDTFASFVVVNGETQTRWVDEKGKQADLEDPVWKIGEPVKLDKERALSRACQTAISDLGFSGSLNTVSIQCDPDTETASMIVDIINEGEPTRIAEIDIDGLYEYSPASVAKYLGVKSGDAVNREIMQEFTRRLWQSGRFKNQNVRFEMASGSTLSVRVEEIAGVPGLDQALSENAKVFLRAGQWVAEAIARGDDMEIVSSLQGYSFRLIQSTQGLLAEAKGPSHEKLSLLVDAEQLLFNHSSHPQMLRFSPAAAGGYIKYGLSIGAASDSTQYQSLNFNGSIGGPLEAGDSPLQFVCSNSPSDWLPFAFKEDSDFQMRDGQLVTQHEAVTLAIDVDSGRIDQWTSEMGATRFVSGAFEAARQSLLEQVATKPNAFDSLRPLSSSLSYLLSEPVVDFSLTLAAHQEEPITPIDPELVSAIRKLVEGGVLGIGDAFVVSLQQQNRSKRFVIPNDEKPPKDWKQIALRWVGQGIVRYAPDLFAEETWPMQLARQTGFIAMGSTEHTQELLARLLRDENNGPLCYASAAILLSYVSQDAAKVFAKRSLDVMNLDAFQRDFETLQAATPVSAAAKMMSSLQRLNSSEVEALGRCCKDDSKRDWLHLLYEFSQLQATDEASFVYQMAEEPLRESMRRTLER, from the coding sequence ATGTGTGCTTTGAATCGATGGATTGTCGTGACCACTCTGGTGCTCGTTCGCTCTGCGGTGGGGCTACCGGACGACTTGCCGACGAGGCAGCCGGAATCGAAATCACCAGCAAGCGTCGTTTCGTTCGACGGCAATCGGTCGTTTTCCGCTTCCGAACTACGGGATTCGCTCAACCGTGATTCATCGTTCCTGCTCGCCTGCCATCCACTGGGTGATCCGGACGCCTTGGCATCGGTGATCGAGCAGCGGCTGACGGCTGGCTATCGCACGTCGGGGTTCGCGGAGGTAGCGATTCGCTGCCAGCGTGACGTCTCGGGCGAAACATGGAACGTCGCAATCGACGAAGGAAAGCAATATCGATGTGGTCGTGTCCTAATACGAGGCGCGCAGCAGATGGACGTTTCCAAATTGCGACAACGATTGACTGAGCCCTATCCCAATGAGGATACGTTCGCATCGTTCGTTGTGGTCAACGGCGAAACCCAAACGCGTTGGGTTGACGAAAAGGGTAAGCAGGCCGACTTGGAAGACCCCGTGTGGAAGATCGGTGAACCGGTCAAGCTTGACAAGGAACGGGCACTCAGCCGTGCCTGCCAGACCGCGATCTCCGATCTCGGCTTTTCGGGTTCACTCAATACGGTAAGCATCCAATGTGATCCCGATACCGAAACGGCAAGCATGATCGTTGACATCATCAACGAGGGTGAGCCGACACGCATCGCCGAAATCGATATCGATGGACTTTATGAGTATTCGCCTGCCTCCGTAGCAAAGTACTTAGGCGTCAAATCGGGCGATGCGGTTAACCGCGAGATCATGCAGGAGTTCACCCGTCGACTTTGGCAAAGTGGTCGTTTCAAAAATCAGAATGTCCGATTTGAGATGGCTTCGGGATCAACCCTAAGCGTCCGTGTCGAGGAAATCGCGGGGGTGCCCGGATTGGACCAAGCGTTGAGTGAGAATGCCAAGGTGTTTTTGAGAGCAGGCCAATGGGTGGCCGAAGCGATCGCACGCGGTGACGACATGGAAATCGTCTCTTCGCTTCAGGGCTACTCGTTTCGATTGATTCAGTCAACGCAAGGCTTGCTGGCCGAGGCGAAGGGGCCGAGTCACGAGAAGTTGTCTCTATTGGTGGACGCCGAGCAACTCTTATTTAACCACTCGAGCCATCCCCAAATGCTTCGCTTCTCTCCCGCAGCCGCCGGTGGGTATATCAAGTACGGGCTCAGTATCGGTGCGGCATCCGATTCAACCCAATACCAGAGTCTTAACTTCAATGGTTCGATCGGAGGTCCGTTGGAAGCTGGCGATAGCCCCCTGCAATTCGTTTGTTCAAACAGCCCCTCGGACTGGTTGCCGTTCGCTTTCAAGGAAGACTCGGATTTTCAAATGCGTGATGGCCAGCTTGTTACCCAACACGAAGCCGTCACGCTCGCAATCGATGTCGATTCGGGAAGGATTGACCAATGGACCTCCGAGATGGGGGCAACGCGATTTGTTTCGGGAGCTTTTGAAGCGGCCCGACAATCACTGTTGGAGCAGGTCGCAACGAAACCGAATGCGTTCGATTCGTTGCGGCCGTTGAGTTCATCGCTTAGCTACCTATTGAGCGAACCGGTTGTCGACTTTTCGCTAACGCTTGCGGCACATCAAGAAGAACCGATCACGCCGATCGATCCCGAGTTGGTTTCGGCGATTCGAAAATTGGTCGAGGGTGGTGTGCTGGGCATCGGCGATGCGTTTGTGGTGTCGCTGCAACAGCAGAACCGATCCAAACGTTTTGTGATTCCCAATGACGAAAAGCCGCCGAAGGATTGGAAACAGATTGCTTTGCGATGGGTGGGCCAAGGAATCGTTCGCTATGCGCCCGATCTGTTCGCAGAAGAAACCTGGCCGATGCAATTGGCTCGGCAAACCGGTTTCATCGCGATGGGGTCGACCGAGCACACGCAAGAACTGCTGGCGAGGTTGTTGCGTGACGAAAACAACGGTCCGCTGTGCTATGCATCGGCCGCGATCTTGTTGTCCTATGTCAGTCAAGATGCAGCAAAGGTCTTTGCGAAACGATCGCTCGACGTGATGAACCTCGACGCGTTCCAAAGAGATTTTGAGACGCTTCAAGCTGCGACGCCTGTGTCGGCTGCGGCGAAGATGATGTCGAGCCTGCAACGGTTGAATTCCTCAGAAGTCGAGGCCCTGGGTCGGTGCTGCAAGGATGATTCCAAGCGAGATTGGCTACACTTGTTGTACGAGTTCTCGCAGTTACAGGCTACCGATGAAGCCTCGTTCGTCTACCAAATGGCCGAAGAGCCACTGCGAGAATCGATGCGGCGGACGTTGGAACGCTAA
- a CDS encoding ExbD/TolR family protein yields MAIEIKRSAVAGTLSLTPLIDVVFLLLIFFLVTSEFEEQERRLDIELPIATSAVPMTGKPREVVVDIDSEGNTYLGGQLTSFSELQSLLEKAVAENPTNQTVVIRADQATSFQPVVSVMDICNQTGVSDYSVTTTEGPEE; encoded by the coding sequence ATGGCTATTGAGATAAAACGATCCGCCGTTGCCGGAACGCTCAGTTTGACGCCGCTGATTGATGTCGTGTTTTTGCTGTTGATCTTTTTCTTGGTGACGAGCGAATTCGAAGAACAGGAACGGCGACTCGATATTGAGTTACCGATCGCAACGAGTGCGGTGCCGATGACCGGTAAGCCTCGCGAAGTGGTCGTCGACATTGATTCCGAAGGCAACACTTACCTTGGCGGGCAGTTGACTTCCTTCAGCGAATTGCAAAGTTTGTTGGAAAAGGCGGTTGCTGAAAACCCGACCAATCAAACGGTGGTCATTCGAGCCGACCAAGCGACCTCGTTCCAACCGGTGGTGAGCGTCATGGATATTTGCAATCAAACGGGTGTGAGTGACTACTCGGTGACCACAACCGAAGGTCCCGAAGAGTGA
- a CDS encoding MotA/TolQ/ExbB proton channel family protein, whose amino-acid sequence MNPKPQWIDCTVLGIATASLALFLLGAGVAVGQDGGIVPIEAAEIATVMNDDDVSEDVGSVADEAMHIDLLSLINRGGRFMIPIGIMSLWVVALAAERMISLRSKKIIPADLVEELEMLAERPEGFSPSIAFQACADAPSPAATVVRGMLLRTGQPVGEIENAANETIQREADQHAAPIRWLHLAAAATPLMGLLGTVWGMIVAFHESTTLTPDRSRSEQLSEGIYTALVTTLAGLIVAIPAAILAQYLENRLAKLFHRVEELAFDVAPHMAAFVGRRRLDPDGNLRPFDRDRREGSGEKKSPTPPPVGSKARAGKRS is encoded by the coding sequence ATGAATCCCAAGCCGCAATGGATCGACTGTACCGTACTCGGGATCGCCACCGCTTCGTTGGCGTTGTTTTTGCTCGGTGCCGGTGTTGCGGTTGGCCAAGATGGTGGGATCGTCCCGATCGAGGCGGCCGAGATTGCCACGGTGATGAACGACGATGACGTAAGCGAAGATGTCGGATCCGTTGCGGATGAAGCGATGCACATTGATTTGTTGTCGTTAATCAATCGCGGCGGTCGGTTCATGATTCCAATTGGGATCATGAGTTTATGGGTCGTGGCACTCGCAGCGGAACGGATGATTTCATTGAGATCAAAAAAGATCATCCCCGCGGACTTGGTCGAGGAGTTGGAGATGTTGGCGGAGAGGCCGGAGGGATTTAGCCCAAGCATCGCATTTCAAGCGTGTGCCGATGCTCCCTCGCCGGCTGCGACGGTCGTCCGTGGGATGCTACTGCGGACGGGACAACCGGTTGGCGAGATAGAAAATGCGGCGAACGAAACGATCCAACGAGAAGCGGACCAACATGCGGCGCCCATCCGATGGTTGCATTTGGCCGCCGCCGCAACGCCGTTGATGGGGCTGCTGGGCACCGTGTGGGGAATGATTGTTGCCTTTCATGAATCGACCACATTGACTCCGGATCGTAGCCGTAGCGAGCAGCTTTCCGAAGGCATCTACACGGCGCTGGTGACCACGTTAGCTGGATTGATCGTGGCAATTCCGGCCGCCATTTTGGCTCAATACCTCGAAAATCGACTGGCAAAGCTGTTTCATCGTGTCGAAGAATTGGCGTTCGACGTGGCACCGCATATGGCAGCGTTTGTTGGCCGCCGTCGATTGGATCCCGATGGGAATTTGCGGCCTTTTGATCGTGATCGTCGGGAGGGGAGCGGTGAAAAAAAATCGCCAACGCCGCCACCGGTCGGATCGAAGGCACGAGCCGGTAAAAGGTCTTAA
- a CDS encoding tetratricopeptide repeat protein — protein sequence MFQSQVVYSLFTSTLFFQRSTSSRGADLGRLPVFVGYLVALLGFSICCPYGYTADKSSDEAIAAYADAANFQTNGAIDLAIDGWNGFLNKHAEDPMASKAAHYLGVCYMQKDAPDYVAAARSFFRALKDSDYELREESLANLGWCLYSAAGDAPDRDRDRLRQTIETYQLLRKEFPESPFLDRALFYSGEAAYGLGDAKKSIQLYDQLLALPNAKESPLRCDALYARGVAYEELDQFDNAVASYRQLLSNCEKDDLVTDVHLRLGDTWILKQQYDKAIAAFDEAMKSTQDADDLSYAIFRQAYALVQADRPAEAAKKYEQLLREYPDSPNAANATLASAQSTYRSGDLDAAAKRFERVLEQKNPEASTEAAHWLARIHLSKNDAASARKVAEEQIARTATGRFAVELKLDFAEALSMDPSTLSQSLEAFESAYRESPDAAVAPRALYNAAFSALQLNDPPRARDLAQEFLERFREDTLVPDVRFVAAESLLMTGKADEAATMYQTLMKDPQAGDELQRPLWTLRAAFALNLAGRPQETIERLRKDRDTLAQKSQQAEAQWLLGEAYLMVDQPAEAAKAFRASYEVDPTWPRAEEAWLMAGQASLLAEDEAAAEKTWQAIVDKNPEGPMADQARYKLAQLATRNGDREAAVQLYDRIVASNADRGLLPYALYSRARLKMEQSQYQTAAESLDALLQDEAFPETRSEALLARGICRRNLGQLESAREDLNAYLQTKPTGNPLGNVLYELALVDQKENKPAQAAERLERLVSQVPDYPSIDKVLYELGWSFRESGKQIDAVNTFTTLIDQSSDTTLTCEAAYFVGQHHYEAKDWSEASKYFALAADSGSDVELSEKAMYRLGWSHFKAGELEQAEKAFQLQASRHQEGSLALDALMMVGECRFNRADYEQALVAYQFARKQIRENDDSAKTLSDTADRQARELVLLHGGQSAAQLKKWDEAIEWYDELRTRFPSTAYLAQVFYETGFAYQQAGDDEKSLQMFAEVADNYRNEVAARARFMMGEIHFANKRLDLAIPEFQRVMFGFGAEKASDSIKNWQAKSGFEAGRCSELLMQQARTAEAKNKAREYATGFFQYVATKHPQHELAEKSKSRLETLDQK from the coding sequence GTGTTTCAATCACAGGTCGTCTACAGCCTGTTCACCTCGACTCTGTTTTTCCAGCGTTCCACCTCATCGCGCGGGGCGGATCTTGGACGACTTCCCGTTTTCGTAGGGTACCTCGTTGCGCTGCTGGGGTTTTCGATTTGCTGTCCCTATGGGTACACGGCGGATAAGTCGAGTGACGAGGCGATTGCAGCCTATGCGGATGCGGCCAATTTTCAGACCAACGGGGCCATCGATTTGGCGATCGACGGTTGGAACGGTTTTCTGAACAAGCACGCGGAGGATCCGATGGCGTCCAAGGCTGCTCATTACCTTGGCGTCTGCTACATGCAGAAGGATGCTCCCGACTACGTGGCAGCGGCGAGATCCTTTTTTCGAGCGTTGAAGGATTCGGACTACGAGCTACGTGAAGAGAGTCTTGCGAATCTGGGGTGGTGCCTCTATTCGGCGGCGGGTGACGCTCCCGACCGCGATCGGGATCGACTGCGACAAACGATCGAGACTTATCAGTTGCTTCGCAAGGAGTTTCCGGAAAGTCCCTTTTTGGATCGCGCCTTGTTCTACTCGGGCGAAGCCGCTTACGGACTCGGTGATGCGAAGAAGTCCATTCAGCTTTACGATCAACTTTTGGCGCTTCCCAACGCCAAAGAGTCTCCGCTGCGATGTGATGCCTTGTACGCTCGCGGTGTTGCCTATGAAGAACTCGATCAGTTTGACAATGCGGTCGCATCTTATCGCCAATTGCTGAGCAACTGCGAGAAAGATGACTTGGTGACCGATGTTCACCTTCGCCTCGGCGACACCTGGATCTTGAAACAGCAGTACGATAAGGCGATTGCAGCGTTTGACGAAGCGATGAAGTCGACCCAAGACGCAGACGATTTGTCCTATGCGATTTTTCGGCAAGCGTATGCGTTGGTGCAAGCCGACCGCCCAGCGGAGGCTGCGAAGAAGTACGAGCAGCTGCTTCGCGAATACCCCGATTCGCCCAATGCAGCCAATGCGACGTTGGCGTCAGCGCAAAGCACGTATCGTAGTGGCGATCTTGATGCAGCGGCCAAACGATTTGAGCGTGTGTTGGAGCAAAAGAATCCGGAAGCTTCCACCGAAGCCGCTCATTGGCTTGCTCGAATCCACTTGTCAAAGAACGATGCCGCCAGTGCGAGAAAGGTTGCCGAAGAACAAATCGCTCGAACTGCGACGGGGAGGTTCGCTGTGGAATTGAAACTGGATTTTGCCGAAGCGTTGTCGATGGACCCAAGCACCCTGTCTCAGTCGCTTGAAGCGTTCGAATCGGCTTATCGGGAATCGCCGGATGCCGCGGTCGCACCGCGGGCGCTATACAACGCTGCCTTCTCGGCATTGCAATTAAACGATCCTCCGCGTGCCAGGGACCTGGCTCAAGAGTTCCTCGAGCGATTCCGCGAGGATACGCTTGTGCCCGATGTCCGTTTTGTGGCAGCGGAAAGTTTGTTGATGACCGGCAAGGCAGATGAAGCGGCGACAATGTATCAAACGCTCATGAAAGATCCGCAGGCCGGTGACGAGCTGCAACGTCCACTGTGGACGCTGCGGGCTGCTTTCGCTCTCAACCTTGCCGGACGTCCTCAGGAAACCATCGAACGACTGAGGAAAGACAGGGACACGCTTGCTCAGAAGTCTCAGCAAGCCGAAGCCCAATGGCTACTGGGTGAAGCTTACCTGATGGTCGATCAACCGGCGGAAGCGGCGAAGGCGTTTCGTGCGAGTTACGAGGTGGATCCGACTTGGCCCCGTGCGGAAGAGGCGTGGTTGATGGCGGGCCAAGCATCCCTGTTGGCAGAAGACGAGGCTGCGGCAGAGAAGACGTGGCAAGCGATTGTCGACAAGAACCCTGAGGGGCCAATGGCAGATCAAGCCCGTTACAAGCTAGCTCAATTGGCGACTCGCAATGGAGATCGTGAAGCGGCGGTTCAGCTGTATGACCGAATCGTGGCGTCGAATGCCGATCGTGGTTTGCTGCCCTACGCGCTGTACAGTCGGGCAAGATTGAAGATGGAACAATCGCAATATCAAACGGCAGCCGAATCGCTGGATGCATTGCTTCAAGACGAAGCATTTCCCGAGACTCGTTCGGAAGCCCTGTTGGCTCGTGGGATTTGCCGACGAAATCTGGGCCAACTTGAATCGGCGAGAGAGGATCTTAACGCATACCTACAGACCAAGCCGACGGGGAATCCTCTCGGCAATGTCCTGTATGAATTGGCCCTCGTTGACCAAAAAGAAAACAAGCCCGCGCAGGCGGCTGAGCGATTGGAGCGACTTGTATCGCAGGTTCCGGATTATCCATCGATTGATAAAGTGCTTTACGAATTGGGGTGGTCTTTTCGCGAATCAGGAAAGCAAATCGATGCAGTGAACACGTTTACCACGCTGATCGACCAATCGTCGGACACGACGCTTACCTGTGAAGCGGCCTATTTTGTGGGGCAACATCATTACGAGGCCAAGGATTGGAGCGAAGCTTCGAAATACTTTGCGTTGGCTGCCGATTCCGGTTCCGATGTCGAGTTGTCGGAAAAAGCGATGTATCGGTTAGGCTGGTCGCATTTCAAAGCGGGTGAACTGGAGCAAGCGGAGAAAGCCTTTCAGTTGCAAGCAAGCCGCCACCAGGAGGGTAGTTTGGCACTCGATGCGTTGATGATGGTTGGCGAATGTCGGTTCAATCGAGCGGATTACGAGCAGGCGCTTGTCGCTTACCAGTTTGCTCGCAAGCAGATTCGAGAAAACGACGATTCCGCCAAGACACTTTCGGACACTGCCGATCGTCAAGCAAGGGAATTGGTTCTGCTGCATGGTGGTCAGTCTGCCGCACAGTTGAAGAAGTGGGACGAAGCGATCGAGTGGTACGATGAATTGAGGACTCGGTTCCCGTCGACCGCGTATCTGGCGCAGGTCTTTTATGAGACGGGGTTTGCCTATCAACAAGCCGGAGACGACGAAAAGTCGCTGCAGATGTTCGCAGAAGTTGCGGACAATTATCGTAATGAAGTTGCTGCGCGAGCACGGTTCATGATGGGCGAAATCCATTTTGCGAATAAACGTCTTGATTTGGCTATCCCGGAATTTCAACGTGTCATGTTTGGCTTTGGAGCGGAAAAGGCGTCCGATTCGATCAAGAATTGGCAGGCAAAAAGTGGCTTCGAGGCTGGTCGCTGCAGTGAGTTGCTGATGCAACAGGCCCGGACCGCCGAAGCGAAGAACAAAGCACGAGAGTATGCAACCGGGTTCTTTCAATACGTTGCGACCAAACATCCACAGCACGAGCTTGCTGAAAAATCAAAATCTCGCCTCGAGACATTGGACCAGAAGTGA
- a CDS encoding NAD-dependent epimerase/dehydratase family protein: MDALNCLVTGGAGFIGSHLTEKLLEQGHRVTVVDDLSTGQKENLQNVLQNPRLEYIEDTVEDEALVHKVVDQADRVYHLAAAVGVALIAKQPIQTIERNIYPTQLILNRLGQRAERGERIPCFIASTSEVYGKNTKEIYAEEDDLVFGATTKPRWSYGVSKAIDEFLALAFYKEKGLPAVVGRFFNVVGPRQSGAYGMVLPRFVEAAIHNNPLVVHDDGHQVRCFAHVDDVVRGVIQLIEKPETAGRVYNIGSDEPVSILELAHRVMSRVQSQSEITFQSYADAYDESFEDIRRRVPDLTRIREAIGYHATKNLDDIIDAVADYQRSETME, from the coding sequence GTGGATGCACTGAATTGCCTTGTCACGGGCGGTGCCGGCTTTATTGGGTCGCACTTGACGGAAAAATTGCTCGAACAGGGGCACCGCGTGACGGTCGTCGATGATCTGTCGACCGGACAAAAGGAAAATCTGCAAAACGTGCTGCAAAACCCACGGCTGGAGTATATCGAAGACACCGTCGAAGACGAAGCCTTGGTGCACAAAGTCGTCGACCAAGCCGACCGCGTCTACCACCTTGCTGCCGCCGTCGGCGTCGCGCTGATCGCCAAACAGCCGATTCAGACCATTGAGCGCAATATCTATCCGACGCAGCTGATTTTGAATCGACTTGGCCAGCGGGCCGAACGGGGGGAGCGGATCCCGTGCTTTATCGCCAGCACCAGCGAAGTCTACGGAAAAAACACGAAAGAAATCTACGCGGAGGAAGATGATCTGGTTTTCGGGGCCACCACGAAGCCGCGTTGGAGCTACGGGGTTTCCAAAGCGATCGACGAATTCTTGGCGCTCGCGTTCTATAAAGAAAAGGGATTGCCCGCAGTGGTCGGCCGCTTCTTCAACGTCGTCGGGCCGCGTCAAAGCGGAGCCTACGGTATGGTGCTGCCCCGATTCGTTGAAGCCGCAATCCACAACAACCCGTTGGTCGTCCACGATGATGGACACCAAGTCCGTTGTTTCGCTCACGTTGACGATGTCGTCCGCGGGGTGATCCAATTGATCGAAAAACCCGAGACGGCGGGCCGCGTCTATAACATCGGCAGTGATGAACCGGTTTCGATTTTGGAACTGGCTCATCGCGTGATGAGCCGCGTCCAATCGCAGTCTGAAATCACATTCCAAAGTTACGCCGATGCCTATGATGAATCGTTCGAGGACATCCGGCGACGCGTTCCTGATTTGACCCGGATTCGCGAAGCGATTGGTTACCACGCAACCAAAAACCTCGATGACATTATCGATGCGGTAGCGGACTACCAGAGATCGGAAACGATGGAGTAA
- a CDS encoding RNA polymerase sigma factor, translating to MSRPSVDSTITQENVQTALVRHLLDQVRMEFESSTWKAFWLITIEDKSAAEVAERTGLSRASVYQAKSRVLRRLRQRMEEVSSLGFTL from the coding sequence TTGTCTCGCCCTTCGGTTGATTCGACCATCACACAGGAAAATGTTCAAACTGCACTCGTCCGACATCTGCTCGACCAGGTGCGCATGGAATTTGAATCGAGTACCTGGAAGGCGTTTTGGCTCATCACGATCGAGGACAAGTCCGCAGCGGAAGTCGCCGAGAGGACGGGATTGTCGCGCGCGAGCGTCTATCAAGCCAAGTCGCGGGTGCTGCGGCGATTACGGCAACGGATGGAAGAGGTTTCCTCGTTGGGCTTCACACTTTAG